A single Pan troglodytes isolate AG18354 chromosome 19, NHGRI_mPanTro3-v2.0_pri, whole genome shotgun sequence DNA region contains:
- the PRR15L gene encoding proline-rich protein 15-like protein encodes MTTEIGWWKLTFLRKKKSTPKVLYEIPDTYAQTEGDAEPPRPDAGGPNSDFNTRLEKIVDKSTKGKHVKVSNSGRFKEKKKVRATLAENPNLFDDHEEGRSSK; translated from the coding sequence ATGACGACTGAAATTGGTTGGTGGAAGCTGACTTTCCTCCGGAAAAAGAAAtccactcccaaagtgctgtatgAGATCCCTGACACCTATGCCCAAACAGAGGGAGATGCAGAACCCCCGAGGCCTGACGCTGGAGGCCCCAACAGCGACTTTAACACCCGCCTGGAGAAGATTGTGGACAAGAGCACAAAGGGCAAGCACGTCAAGGTCTCCAACTCAGGACGCttcaaggagaagaagaaagtgagAGCCACGCTGGCAGAGAACCCTAACCTCTTTGATGATCACGAGGAAGGACGGTCATCAAAGTGA